A window from Mycolicibacterium tokaiense encodes these proteins:
- a CDS encoding amidase, whose translation MTRVRAFGDDALSDLDAIGVVHALRSGTVSRVELVEAAIARAEAVNAALNGVAYRAYDSARTRAAARTRYGGFFDGVPTFVKDNVAVAGMPTMEGADAWHPRPEAADGDFARDYLATGLLPLGKTQMSEFGFSASAEHPRLRPVRNPWDTDRTAGASSSGAGAFVAAGVVPIAHANDGGGSIRIPASCNGLVGLKPTRGRLPLDRTVRQMPIRIVANGVVTRSVRDTAAFFREMERIRPARTLPPIGDVTGPGRARLRVVVFTSSLKRECAPEVRQRTLDTAALLERLGHRVEVRDERPPVPATFADDFVLYWALLAMALVRGGRRRFGDSFDRSRLDNLTLGLDRHAARNLHRLPGALARLALTRRQSEPMMRDHDVVLTPTLTEEPPRIGHLDPMADYPQIIGRLEDWVAFTPLQNITGDPAISLPLAQSEAGLPIGMMFTARAGQEAMLLALAFELEEAQPFPRL comes from the coding sequence ATGACCCGTGTCCGCGCGTTCGGTGATGACGCTCTGTCCGATCTCGACGCCATAGGGGTGGTGCACGCGCTGCGTAGTGGCACGGTCAGCCGGGTCGAACTGGTCGAAGCGGCCATCGCCCGCGCCGAGGCGGTCAACGCCGCCCTCAACGGCGTGGCGTACCGGGCCTACGACAGCGCCAGGACCCGCGCCGCGGCCCGCACCCGGTACGGCGGCTTCTTCGACGGGGTGCCCACCTTTGTCAAGGACAACGTCGCCGTCGCCGGCATGCCCACCATGGAGGGCGCCGATGCCTGGCATCCCCGGCCGGAAGCAGCTGACGGCGACTTCGCCCGGGATTATCTGGCCACCGGACTGCTGCCGCTGGGCAAGACGCAGATGTCGGAGTTCGGCTTCAGTGCCTCCGCAGAGCACCCGCGGTTGCGCCCGGTGCGCAACCCGTGGGACACCGACCGCACTGCCGGGGCGTCCTCCTCGGGTGCCGGTGCCTTCGTCGCGGCGGGTGTGGTGCCCATCGCCCATGCCAATGACGGCGGGGGTTCCATCCGGATACCCGCCTCCTGCAACGGGCTGGTGGGCCTCAAACCCACCCGCGGCCGACTCCCGCTGGACCGCACCGTGCGCCAGATGCCCATCCGCATCGTCGCCAACGGCGTCGTGACCCGCTCGGTGCGTGACACCGCGGCGTTCTTCCGCGAGATGGAGCGCATCCGTCCGGCCCGCACGCTGCCACCGATCGGCGACGTCACCGGTCCGGGACGCGCCCGGCTGCGGGTGGTGGTGTTCACCTCGTCGCTGAAACGGGAGTGCGCACCCGAAGTCCGGCAGCGCACCTTGGACACCGCCGCGCTCCTCGAACGACTGGGACACCGGGTGGAGGTGCGCGACGAACGGCCGCCGGTCCCGGCCACATTCGCCGACGACTTCGTTCTGTACTGGGCGCTGCTGGCCATGGCGCTGGTGCGCGGCGGCCGTCGCCGGTTCGGGGACTCCTTCGATCGCAGTCGGCTGGACAATCTGACCCTCGGCCTGGACCGCCACGCCGCCCGCAATCTGCACCGGCTTCCGGGCGCGCTGGCCCGACTCGCCCTGACCCGCAGACAGAGCGAACCGATGATGCGTGACCACGACGTGGTGCTCACCCCCACCCTGACCGAGGAGCCGCCGCGGATCGGGCATCTCGATCCGATGGCGGACTACCCGCAGATCATCGGCCGGCTCGAGGACTGGGTGGCGTTCACCCCGCTGCAGAACATCACCGGCGACCCGGCCATCTCCCTGCCACTGGCGCAGTCGGAGGCGGGACTGCCGATCGGCATGATGTTCACCGCCAGGGCGGGGCAGGAGGCCATGTTGTTGGCCCTGGCCTTCGAACTCGAAGAGGCGCAACCGTTCCCGAGGCTGTGA
- a CDS encoding ABC transporter permease: protein METSAPAATPSRTPDIAAAASGNTFLCLVRFALANIRRRPERFVLSVLGIALAIACVVVVRTIAASFAITGADSVSDVLGESPLWVVPAAGVHFDQDAQALVADGPAPTITLPDGWRGLRTVSGVTDVDGQAVSLRGSDDIDSGRAVLGSELATRLGVTPGGTVTVGGRDLAVDIAGTGQSMLVTTDVAESVVGDNGWWTVDAPAGEQSRRDLAQVLGAATGLPSTPDPAVAPDPAGAGLIYDTVGGSGPLTFEQKFSALFSGEVTSSTLGLISIVGLGLGFVIAVSSFLAAVQERKREFGIMSSIGLADEVLYFFLVESFLVFIAAYLVGVIGAGAAVALVIPGIATVTAWGQASAMVAAFLPAMAIVGALVPVHRLLQQRPVALLEAR, encoded by the coding sequence GTGGAGACCTCTGCACCTGCAGCGACCCCATCCCGCACACCGGACATCGCCGCCGCCGCTTCCGGGAACACCTTCCTGTGCCTGGTGCGGTTCGCGCTGGCCAACATCCGGCGCCGACCGGAACGGTTCGTGTTGTCGGTCCTGGGTATCGCGCTCGCCATCGCCTGTGTCGTCGTAGTCCGCACCATCGCAGCAAGTTTCGCGATCACCGGGGCGGACTCGGTGAGCGACGTGCTCGGCGAGTCCCCGCTGTGGGTGGTACCCGCGGCGGGCGTGCACTTCGACCAGGACGCGCAGGCGCTGGTCGCCGACGGCCCGGCCCCGACGATCACCCTGCCGGACGGCTGGCGCGGATTGCGCACCGTCTCGGGTGTCACCGACGTCGACGGGCAGGCGGTGTCACTGCGCGGTAGCGACGACATCGACTCCGGGCGAGCAGTTCTGGGGTCCGAGCTGGCCACCCGACTGGGTGTGACCCCGGGTGGGACCGTCACGGTGGGGGGCCGTGACCTCGCCGTCGACATCGCCGGAACCGGACAGTCGATGCTGGTGACCACCGACGTCGCGGAATCCGTGGTGGGCGACAACGGATGGTGGACCGTCGATGCGCCCGCCGGCGAGCAGTCCCGCCGCGATCTGGCCCAGGTGCTCGGTGCGGCGACCGGCCTGCCGTCCACCCCGGATCCGGCCGTCGCACCCGATCCCGCCGGTGCCGGGCTGATCTACGACACCGTCGGCGGCTCCGGCCCGCTGACCTTTGAGCAGAAGTTCTCGGCGCTGTTCTCCGGCGAGGTCACCAGTTCCACCCTGGGGTTGATCTCCATTGTCGGACTGGGGCTGGGCTTCGTGATCGCGGTGTCGTCGTTCCTGGCCGCCGTGCAGGAACGCAAACGCGAATTCGGCATCATGAGCAGCATCGGCCTGGCCGACGAGGTGCTCTATTTCTTCCTCGTCGAATCGTTCCTGGTGTTCATCGCCGCCTACCTGGTCGGCGTGATCGGCGCCGGTGCCGCGGTGGCGCTGGTGATCCCGGGCATCGCCACCGTCACCGCCTGGGGGCAGGCCTCGGCCATGGTGGCGGCCTTCCTGCCGGCGATGGCCATCGTCGGCGCGCTGGTCCCGGTCCACCGGCTGCTGCAGCAGCGTCCCGTCGCCCTTCTGGAGGCTCGATGA
- a CDS encoding FtsX-like permease family protein, with protein sequence MISKGLGYGWLSARRRISEMVLPIVTTATGAFLVVLVFGMSAGISAQSATLGHAEEINRAVILIAVTVLLVGVVEVAVATTRTIAHRTRELGVLSANGIPRGPVVAALLVEPVVAAVLGALAGAALAAVAAVVLAAVGLVGTGISYGGLLAGVLIAIVVSILAAVATSIVPTWNAASHPPIRSLTAGG encoded by the coding sequence ATGATCAGCAAAGGTCTTGGCTACGGCTGGCTTTCGGCCCGGCGGCGGATCTCGGAGATGGTGTTACCGATCGTGACCACCGCTACCGGGGCATTTCTGGTGGTGCTGGTGTTCGGGATGTCCGCTGGCATCAGCGCCCAGTCCGCCACCCTGGGCCACGCCGAGGAGATCAACCGCGCCGTCATCCTGATCGCCGTCACCGTCCTGCTGGTGGGCGTGGTGGAGGTGGCGGTGGCCACCACCCGCACGATCGCCCATCGCACCCGTGAACTCGGCGTGCTCAGCGCCAACGGCATCCCACGTGGCCCCGTGGTGGCCGCACTCCTGGTGGAACCTGTTGTCGCAGCGGTGCTCGGCGCCCTGGCCGGTGCCGCCCTGGCGGCGGTCGCCGCCGTGGTGCTGGCCGCGGTGGGCCTGGTCGGCACCGGCATCTCCTACGGAGGCCTGCTCGCCGGGGTGCTGATCGCGATCGTGGTCAGCATCCTGGCCGCCGTCGCCACCAGCATCGTGCCCACCTGGAACGCGGCGTCGCATCCGCCCATCCGTTCTCTGACCGCAGGAGGCTAG
- a CDS encoding ABC transporter ATP-binding protein — protein MTALNESSASGTDTGAGSKPVIEITDVWKLHKLGDEVVKALVAAELTVMPGEFVCLMGPSGSGKSTLLNIIGGLDRPTKGTVMLAGQDTSTLSESQFAALRHDTIGFIFQSYNLIPFLSAVENVELPLMFEPYDRKALRKRATELLELVGLGHRINHQPTKMSGGEQQRTAIARSLISNPTLVLADEPTANLDHRTGETVVRMLRDLCSTLGVTVVASTHDPTVADEASRVVRMKDGQIIN, from the coding sequence ATGACCGCACTGAACGAGTCATCGGCATCCGGCACCGACACCGGGGCGGGGAGCAAGCCGGTCATCGAGATCACCGACGTGTGGAAACTGCACAAGCTGGGCGACGAGGTGGTCAAGGCGCTGGTGGCCGCCGAACTGACAGTCATGCCAGGCGAATTCGTCTGTCTGATGGGGCCCAGCGGCAGCGGCAAGTCCACCCTGCTGAACATCATCGGCGGCCTGGACCGGCCCACCAAGGGCACCGTGATGCTGGCCGGACAGGACACCTCGACGCTGAGTGAGAGCCAGTTCGCGGCACTGCGCCACGACACCATCGGGTTCATCTTCCAGAGCTACAACCTCATCCCGTTCCTCTCGGCGGTGGAGAACGTGGAACTGCCACTGATGTTCGAGCCCTACGACCGCAAGGCGTTGCGCAAGCGCGCCACCGAACTGTTGGAGCTGGTGGGTCTGGGCCACCGCATCAACCACCAGCCCACCAAGATGTCCGGTGGGGAACAACAGCGCACCGCGATTGCGCGGTCGCTGATCAGCAACCCGACGCTGGTGCTCGCCGACGAGCCCACCGCCAACCTGGACCACCGGACGGGGGAGACGGTGGTCCGCATGCTGCGTGACCTGTGCTCGACACTGGGCGTCACGGTGGTCGCCAGCACCCACGATCCCACGGTGGCCGACGAAGCGAGCCGTGTCGTCCGCATGAAAGACGGACAGATCATCAACTGA
- a CDS encoding APC family permease, whose translation MTQAEAAPPADRDKLMTTELVPEQILPKVMSTFGLTAAYVFIICWVTGSSIMAAGGWTAIPMWVLGILTFLVPAGMAVVELGNLWPGQGGVYIWAYRTMGETWGFIGGYLSWVPVILNAASSPAVVLQFLLLAFHTELGLTTSIILQLVILWTVIGLALAKLAANQKIMNIVFVVYGVLTLIIFISGLMFAVENGSATPFSWAEATIPNFAVAGFLYGTVLLYLLGVETPYNMGAEFLSVRRSGPRMILWGSTALVAIYLLTTLGTMMALPTDEIDPVTGIIGMLDVAGFPGLMEICAVVLAFIIIVALMTYQVAYSRLIFVSGLERHLPRIFTHLNPRTRNPVTAILIQGVLSSLILVGLYSQSSMANVTIYLQGGLSTVWLLSGFFFLIPVVVARKRYADRYANEKFWRIPGGMAGVWAVVIVGSIGTIGGIYYSFVTPWIDVPQATWMTWVGGISLGMFALGLVVYIFGRRSARKTSQEDSLAHLAVFDLNKEDNPA comes from the coding sequence ATGACACAAGCTGAAGCCGCGCCGCCGGCCGACCGCGACAAACTGATGACCACCGAGCTGGTCCCCGAACAGATCCTGCCGAAGGTGATGAGTACCTTCGGTCTCACGGCCGCCTACGTCTTCATCATCTGCTGGGTCACCGGGTCGTCCATCATGGCCGCGGGCGGCTGGACGGCCATCCCGATGTGGGTGCTGGGGATCCTGACGTTCCTGGTACCGGCCGGCATGGCCGTCGTCGAACTCGGCAACCTGTGGCCCGGCCAAGGTGGGGTGTACATCTGGGCGTATCGCACCATGGGGGAGACCTGGGGCTTCATCGGCGGCTACCTGTCCTGGGTGCCGGTCATCCTCAACGCCGCGTCGTCCCCGGCGGTGGTGTTGCAGTTCCTGCTCCTGGCCTTCCACACCGAACTCGGCCTGACCACCAGCATCATCTTGCAGCTGGTGATCCTGTGGACCGTGATCGGACTGGCGCTGGCGAAGCTGGCCGCCAACCAGAAGATCATGAACATCGTCTTCGTGGTGTACGGAGTGCTGACGCTGATCATCTTCATCAGCGGCCTGATGTTCGCCGTGGAGAACGGCTCCGCCACCCCGTTCAGCTGGGCCGAGGCCACCATCCCGAACTTCGCGGTCGCGGGTTTCCTCTACGGCACGGTGCTGCTGTACCTGCTCGGTGTCGAGACGCCCTACAACATGGGCGCGGAGTTCCTGTCGGTGCGTCGCAGCGGACCCAGGATGATCTTGTGGGGCTCAACGGCTCTGGTGGCCATCTACCTGTTGACCACACTGGGCACCATGATGGCGCTGCCCACCGACGAGATCGACCCGGTGACCGGGATCATCGGCATGCTCGACGTGGCCGGCTTCCCCGGTCTGATGGAGATCTGCGCCGTCGTGCTGGCGTTCATCATCATCGTGGCGCTGATGACCTACCAGGTGGCGTATTCGCGGTTGATCTTCGTCTCCGGCCTGGAGCGCCACCTGCCGCGTATCTTCACCCACCTGAACCCGCGCACCCGCAACCCGGTGACCGCCATCCTGATCCAGGGCGTGCTGTCCTCGCTGATCCTGGTGGGCCTGTACTCCCAGAGCAGCATGGCCAACGTGACGATCTACCTGCAGGGTGGCCTGAGCACGGTCTGGCTGCTGTCCGGATTCTTCTTCCTGATTCCGGTGGTGGTGGCGCGCAAGCGGTATGCCGACCGGTATGCCAACGAGAAGTTCTGGCGGATCCCCGGCGGTATGGCCGGTGTCTGGGCGGTCGTCATCGTGGGCTCCATCGGCACCATCGGCGGCATCTACTACTCGTTCGTCACACCCTGGATCGACGTCCCGCAGGCCACCTGGATGACCTGGGTGGGCGGCATCAGCCTCGGAATGTTCGCCCTCGGCCTGGTGGTCTACATCTTCGGACGCCGGTCGGCGCGCAAGACCAGCCAGGAAGACTCCCTGGCACACCTGGCCGTGTTCGATCTGAACAAGGAGGACAACCCCGCATGA
- a CDS encoding primary-amine oxidase has translation MTMDSTVLSTPGAGDSVSYPLDPLSGAEIETAARIITESEYGTPTLKFVMIQLAEPDKTPELTFAGAEVSRQAFVTMYDGAAKMIYEAVVDVVAGTIDAWKAVPGRFPSYLVEHMTGVEEKVRQDPRWQEAMRKRGVTDFSLAMIDPWPAGYYGQQDHYDNSPLICRPLTFMRAAPSEHGYARPVEGLIVTFDLDAMEVVDIEDHGVVPLPPKAGNYDPRFMFDPDNRPAFTHFRDGVKPIEITQPDGPSFTVDGWNVQWQKWSLRIGFNPREGLTIHEVTYTDRGETRPILYRGSLSEMVVPYGDSSPTHWNKNVFDMGEVGMGFSANPLTLGCDCLGEIHYFDGTVNDSSGNAVTIPNAICMHEEDYGISWKHTDFRTEEVEVRRSRRLVISMICTVGNYEYGFFWYFYNDASIEVEVKLSGVLTTGSIPEGELPRWGKMVAPGIYGPNHQHFFNFRLDMSIDGPGNSVYEVDSVPEPDPALNPHKNAWITQDTLVASEAEGARDWNWSTGRYWKVANPSKVNELGAPTAYKLTPKEVVPVMVQEGSYIYDRARFVQHNLWVTKYDPAEMFAAGDYMYQSADVQGLPEFIADDAPLEDTDVVLWYTVGAHHVVRPEDWPVMPCAYAGFHLKPVGFFDGNPALDLPPSPPAACHSAHHAGLPVAERARES, from the coding sequence ATGACGATGGACAGCACGGTGCTGAGCACCCCGGGTGCCGGTGATTCAGTCAGCTATCCACTGGACCCGCTGTCCGGCGCAGAGATCGAGACGGCGGCGCGGATCATCACGGAGTCCGAATACGGCACTCCCACCTTGAAATTCGTGATGATCCAGCTGGCCGAGCCGGACAAGACCCCCGAGCTGACCTTCGCCGGTGCCGAGGTCTCTCGTCAGGCGTTCGTCACCATGTACGACGGGGCCGCCAAGATGATCTACGAGGCTGTGGTCGACGTCGTGGCCGGCACCATCGACGCCTGGAAAGCCGTTCCGGGCCGCTTCCCCTCCTACCTGGTGGAGCACATGACCGGCGTCGAGGAGAAGGTGCGCCAGGACCCACGGTGGCAGGAGGCCATGCGCAAGCGCGGCGTCACCGACTTCAGCCTGGCGATGATCGATCCGTGGCCGGCCGGGTACTACGGCCAGCAGGACCACTACGACAACTCGCCGCTGATCTGTCGTCCGCTGACGTTCATGCGGGCGGCACCGTCAGAGCACGGCTACGCCCGCCCGGTGGAAGGTCTGATCGTCACCTTCGATCTGGACGCCATGGAGGTCGTCGACATCGAGGACCACGGCGTGGTGCCGCTGCCGCCGAAAGCCGGCAACTACGACCCGCGCTTCATGTTCGACCCGGACAACCGGCCGGCATTCACGCACTTCCGCGACGGTGTCAAACCCATCGAGATCACCCAGCCCGACGGACCGAGCTTCACCGTCGACGGCTGGAACGTGCAGTGGCAGAAATGGTCTCTGCGGATCGGGTTCAATCCACGCGAGGGCCTGACCATTCACGAGGTCACCTACACCGACCGCGGCGAGACCCGCCCCATCCTCTACCGGGGATCGCTGTCGGAGATGGTGGTGCCCTACGGGGACAGCTCGCCGACGCACTGGAACAAGAACGTCTTCGACATGGGCGAGGTGGGCATGGGTTTTTCGGCGAACCCGCTGACCCTGGGCTGCGACTGCCTGGGGGAGATCCACTACTTCGACGGCACGGTCAACGATTCCAGCGGCAACGCGGTCACCATCCCGAACGCCATCTGCATGCACGAGGAGGACTACGGGATCTCCTGGAAGCACACGGATTTCCGCACCGAGGAAGTGGAGGTGCGCCGCTCACGCCGGCTGGTGATCTCGATGATCTGCACCGTCGGCAACTACGAGTATGGCTTCTTCTGGTACTTCTACAACGACGCCTCCATCGAAGTGGAAGTGAAGCTCTCCGGCGTGCTGACCACCGGGTCGATCCCGGAGGGCGAACTGCCCCGGTGGGGCAAGATGGTGGCCCCGGGCATCTACGGCCCCAACCACCAGCATTTCTTCAACTTCCGCCTGGACATGAGCATCGACGGCCCGGGAAACAGTGTCTATGAGGTGGATTCGGTCCCCGAGCCGGATCCCGCACTGAATCCGCACAAGAACGCCTGGATCACCCAGGACACGTTGGTGGCTTCGGAAGCCGAGGGGGCCAGGGACTGGAACTGGTCCACCGGCCGGTACTGGAAGGTGGCCAATCCCTCCAAGGTCAACGAACTGGGTGCCCCCACCGCCTACAAGCTCACCCCGAAAGAGGTGGTGCCGGTGATGGTGCAGGAGGGGTCCTACATCTACGACCGGGCCCGCTTCGTCCAGCACAACCTGTGGGTCACCAAGTACGACCCGGCGGAGATGTTCGCCGCCGGCGACTACATGTACCAGTCGGCCGACGTCCAGGGGTTGCCGGAGTTCATCGCCGACGACGCACCGCTGGAGGACACCGATGTGGTGCTCTGGTACACCGTGGGCGCCCACCACGTGGTGCGCCCGGAGGACTGGCCGGTGATGCCATGCGCCTACGCAGGGTTCCACCTCAAGCCGGTCGGCTTCTTCGACGGCAACCCCGCACTGGACCTCCCGCCCAGCCCGCCGGCGGCCTGCCACTCGGCGCATCATGCGGGACTGCCGGTGGCCGAACGGGCCCGGGAGTCCTAA
- a CDS encoding ABC transporter ATP-binding protein — MTRLCAQDVTVGYAGRTALSGVSLTVRAGSIVGVTGPSGCGKTTLLRVLAGLQAPDGGTVHREGSVGMLAQHPRLVCNPRWPLRAVITEPARIRRSGVDLDEVITRVGLDPALLDRYPAQVSDGQLQRACLARALVARPTFLLCDEPTAMLDPIAAAAVVQLICQMADTGAGVVVVSHDPRIVAGLTGDVLELGPS; from the coding sequence ATGACCCGGCTCTGCGCGCAGGACGTCACCGTCGGCTACGCCGGACGGACCGCGCTGAGCGGGGTCAGCCTCACCGTGCGCGCGGGGAGCATCGTGGGTGTCACCGGTCCCTCCGGCTGCGGCAAGACCACGCTGCTGCGGGTGCTGGCCGGTCTGCAGGCACCCGACGGCGGCACGGTGCACCGCGAGGGGTCTGTCGGCATGCTGGCCCAGCACCCGCGCCTGGTGTGCAATCCACGCTGGCCGTTGCGGGCGGTGATCACCGAGCCGGCCAGGATCCGCCGCTCCGGCGTTGATCTCGATGAGGTGATCACCAGGGTGGGCCTGGACCCCGCGCTGCTGGATCGCTACCCGGCGCAGGTCAGCGACGGCCAGTTGCAGCGGGCCTGCCTGGCCCGGGCGCTGGTGGCCCGGCCGACGTTCCTGCTGTGCGACGAGCCCACCGCGATGCTGGACCCGATCGCCGCCGCGGCCGTGGTGCAGCTCATCTGTCAGATGGCCGACACCGGTGCGGGAGTGGTGGTGGTGAGCCATGATCCGAGGATCGTCGCCGGATTGACCGGCGACGTCCTCGAATTGGGACCCTCTTAG
- a CDS encoding ATP-binding cassette domain-containing protein — MAAAELKGFTVDIATRGGRGAPVVRPLHDVHLSVPAGRVTALIGESGCGKSLVAAALCGLLPPGSRTQGRILIGGEDLSTAAEARWRPVRGRGIGFVPQSAATSFTPVRTVGAQLAEVCRRVGADRDPAELLAAAQLPPDTGARYPHELSGGMAQRAAIAAAIAARPPLLIADEPTSALDPGHAGAIWALLGAAAAAGAGVLAITHDLMTLADSEVCDDVAFMRDGTVVAQGPWPEITDATDDYSRRFFAGVRT; from the coding sequence ATGGCTGCTGCCGAGTTGAAAGGCTTCACCGTCGACATCGCCACCCGAGGCGGCCGGGGCGCCCCGGTGGTGCGCCCACTGCACGACGTCCACCTGAGCGTGCCCGCCGGCCGCGTCACCGCGCTGATCGGTGAATCCGGTTGCGGCAAGAGCCTGGTGGCCGCCGCGCTGTGCGGGCTGTTGCCCCCGGGTTCCCGCACGCAGGGGCGGATCCTGATCGGTGGGGAGGATCTCAGCACCGCGGCCGAAGCCCGATGGCGTCCGGTGCGCGGCCGCGGAATCGGCTTCGTGCCGCAGTCGGCGGCGACGTCGTTCACCCCAGTGCGAACCGTCGGCGCCCAACTCGCCGAGGTGTGCCGGCGCGTCGGGGCCGACCGGGATCCCGCCGAACTGCTGGCCGCTGCCCAGTTGCCGCCGGACACCGGCGCACGGTATCCGCATGAACTGTCCGGCGGCATGGCTCAGCGGGCGGCCATCGCGGCGGCCATCGCCGCCCGCCCGCCCCTGCTGATCGCCGACGAGCCCACCTCGGCGCTGGACCCCGGACATGCCGGGGCGATCTGGGCGCTGCTGGGCGCGGCCGCGGCGGCGGGCGCCGGCGTGCTGGCGATCACCCACGACCTGATGACCCTGGCGGACTCCGAGGTCTGTGACGACGTGGCCTTCATGCGCGACGGCACTGTGGTGGCCCAGGGGCCGTGGCCCGAGATCACCGATGCCACCGACGACTACAGCCGGCGGTTCTTCGCGGGGGTGCGGACATGA
- a CDS encoding ABC transporter permease codes for MSTPVRARLLPWPWLLLASIVAAAALIPLLAGDELADFGRALQPPGPAHLAGTDHSGYDLAVRSAQGLRISLVIAATCAVVATVLGAVIGIGSVLAGGWVDATVMRVVDGVNALPHLVVGIVIAAMWRGEPLAIIASIGLTHWPAVARVVRAELLAVTDAGWVQMSRLSGGSRWFVARHHLVPAVTGQAVVAMVMLLPHAVWHESTLSFLGVGLSPDQASLGTLLGQARGDILSGAWWTLVVPAGALIVTAWTFAASASALRRRHEPPTERVW; via the coding sequence GTGAGCACGCCCGTGCGGGCGCGCCTGCTGCCGTGGCCGTGGCTGCTGCTGGCCTCCATTGTTGCTGCGGCGGCGCTGATTCCACTGCTGGCCGGAGATGAGCTGGCCGACTTCGGCCGCGCGTTGCAGCCACCGGGTCCGGCGCACCTGGCCGGCACCGACCATTCCGGATACGACCTGGCGGTCAGATCTGCCCAGGGACTGCGGATCTCGCTGGTGATCGCCGCGACGTGCGCGGTGGTGGCAACGGTGCTGGGGGCGGTCATCGGCATCGGGTCGGTGCTGGCCGGCGGCTGGGTCGATGCGACGGTGATGCGGGTGGTGGACGGGGTGAATGCGCTGCCGCATCTGGTGGTGGGGATCGTGATCGCCGCGATGTGGCGCGGCGAGCCGCTGGCCATCATCGCCTCCATCGGGCTCACCCACTGGCCGGCCGTTGCCCGGGTGGTCCGCGCCGAGTTGCTGGCCGTCACCGACGCCGGCTGGGTCCAGATGTCCCGATTATCAGGCGGATCCCGCTGGTTCGTGGCGCGGCATCACCTGGTACCCGCCGTCACCGGTCAGGCGGTGGTGGCGATGGTCATGCTGCTGCCGCACGCGGTGTGGCACGAGTCCACCCTGTCCTTTCTGGGAGTGGGACTGTCCCCGGACCAGGCCAGCCTGGGCACCCTGCTGGGGCAGGCCCGCGGTGACATCCTCTCCGGGGCCTGGTGGACGCTGGTGGTGCCGGCCGGCGCGCTGATCGTGACCGCGTGGACGTTCGCCGCATCCGCCTCGGCGCTGCGGCGCCGCCACGAGCCTCCGACAGAGCGGGTGTGGTGA
- a CDS encoding ABC transporter permease — protein sequence MTTDRSTWRRNRIGPAARLLGIRAVIAIPVAAAVSVGMFFVAALSPFDPLAAYLGGNYQFATQSQREAMRAAYDLDQPWWQAWWHWLSAALSGDLGWSSTQSQPVSTVLAERMPFTLALSGTALVLGAVIALTLGAVAGMRGGLIDRLCNAFAVTFAAVPPFVVSLSLVTVFAVGLRWLPTSGARPPGTDYTVAGLLTYGLLPLTALVLSQIPWLLLATRAEVLTARDSDAVRSARARGIDGWPLLRGHIAPVSVLPTLALLGTRLPELIAGAAIVETVFGWPGVAAVLVDSAAALDFALMAALTVGAALAVLLGSALSDAAAVALDPRIGMRA from the coding sequence ATGACAACCGACCGAAGCACGTGGCGGCGCAATCGGATCGGCCCGGCGGCCCGCCTGCTCGGCATTCGTGCCGTGATCGCGATCCCGGTGGCCGCCGCGGTGTCGGTCGGCATGTTCTTCGTCGCCGCACTGTCCCCGTTCGACCCGTTGGCGGCGTATCTGGGCGGCAACTACCAGTTCGCCACCCAGTCCCAGCGTGAGGCCATGCGCGCCGCCTACGATCTGGACCAGCCGTGGTGGCAGGCCTGGTGGCACTGGCTGTCGGCCGCCCTGTCCGGCGACCTGGGCTGGTCGTCCACCCAGTCCCAGCCGGTGAGCACCGTGCTGGCCGAACGGATGCCGTTCACCCTGGCCCTGTCGGGCACCGCCCTGGTGCTCGGCGCGGTGATCGCACTGACCCTGGGTGCGGTCGCGGGGATGCGCGGCGGGCTCATCGACCGGCTGTGCAACGCCTTTGCCGTCACCTTCGCCGCGGTGCCCCCGTTCGTGGTGTCGTTGTCCCTGGTGACGGTGTTCGCCGTCGGTCTGCGCTGGCTGCCCACCTCGGGTGCGCGCCCGCCCGGTACCGACTACACCGTGGCCGGGCTGCTGACGTACGGGCTGCTGCCCTTGACGGCGTTGGTGCTGTCGCAGATCCCGTGGCTGCTGCTGGCCACCAGGGCCGAGGTCCTCACGGCGCGAGACTCGGATGCGGTGCGCTCGGCGCGCGCCCGCGGTATCGACGGCTGGCCGCTGCTGCGGGGGCACATCGCGCCGGTGTCGGTGCTGCCGACGCTCGCTCTGCTGGGCACCCGACTGCCCGAGCTGATCGCCGGTGCCGCCATTGTCGAAACCGTGTTCGGCTGGCCCGGTGTGGCGGCGGTGCTGGTGGATTCGGCAGCGGCACTGGACTTCGCTTTGATGGCGGCGCTGACCGTCGGCGCCGCGCTGGCGGTGCTGCTGGGCTCGGCGCTGTCCGACGCCGCGGCGGTGGCGCTCGACCCCCGGATCGGAATGCGCGCGTGA